One stretch of Alcaligenes faecalis DNA includes these proteins:
- a CDS encoding alpha/beta fold hydrolase → MSIACDSKQAAIIAVHGIQGTHRSWLPVAQASSDLMSWHTPDLRGRGEAFRGSSQEDYGLDGFMHDLRASIRALPEHTPYVLAGWSLGVSVVLQTCLTLLDEQAPLPQALVLLSGTASLNQTQWFKAQDTPALLQEIAEREQRLGLLEAAGHQDVAWTWLANRHHDLYAQLPRISIPSLIIHGEQDQDCPIEHARLLAQALPQATLHSLPDAGHSILGSHTELIASLIEPFCSLHTARTSV, encoded by the coding sequence ATGAGCATTGCCTGCGATTCAAAACAAGCCGCCATCATTGCCGTGCATGGGATTCAGGGCACCCATCGCAGCTGGTTACCAGTAGCCCAAGCCAGCTCGGATTTGATGTCCTGGCACACCCCGGACTTGCGAGGCCGAGGCGAGGCATTTCGTGGCTCCAGCCAGGAAGATTACGGGCTGGACGGCTTTATGCACGATCTGCGCGCCAGCATTCGAGCCCTGCCCGAACACACGCCTTATGTCCTGGCAGGCTGGAGCCTGGGCGTCTCTGTGGTACTGCAAACCTGTCTGACGCTGCTGGACGAACAGGCCCCACTGCCGCAAGCGCTGGTGTTGTTATCGGGCACAGCCAGCCTGAATCAGACCCAATGGTTCAAGGCCCAGGACACACCTGCCTTGCTGCAAGAAATTGCAGAGCGGGAGCAACGCCTGGGCCTGCTTGAAGCCGCCGGTCATCAGGACGTGGCCTGGACCTGGCTGGCGAATCGGCATCACGACCTGTACGCGCAGCTACCCCGTATTTCCATCCCCTCTTTGATCATCCATGGCGAGCAGGATCAGGACTGCCCCATTGAGCACGCCCGCCTGTTGGCGCAAGCCCTGCCGCAAGCCACTTTGCACAGCCTGCCTGATGCGGGCCACAGCATTCTGGGCTCGCACACAGAGCTGATCGCCTCCCTGATAGAACCCTTCTGCTCCCTACACACTGCAAGGACTTCCGTATGA
- a CDS encoding iron-containing alcohol dehydrogenase — protein MNKHVFFCPPPRTLMGRGCRHELPALIAHLGWRRGLLITDRFFTIQTTWVQDHIEACRELGIEVVVFDGGEPDPSTILCDQATLQIRAHLADHPIDYVLALGGGSNIDLAKALCLTVPTGESIRAYSGTWPAHTKPLPLIALPTTSGTGSEATPGAILVDPDNATKIAVMGNALRPAIAVIDPELSDSCPPRVTADAGIDALTHAIESFVTQEASLFDRGGSPDPGYSGRSSLTMMFARESIRLCGQYMLRAYRDGTDTEARDGMASASYYAALSYGTAGLNAVHGIAYALAGLTHQSHGTTNAVLLPYVLDELRETRATDLLEVAQLLGMPTDKPEDTLLALPAYVRSLVELLDIPSDLSQCGVQEHQLERLLSDALQVTRLAKAFPVADCASAYQRIIQHAFEGTLAGALTHN, from the coding sequence ATGAACAAGCATGTTTTCTTTTGCCCACCACCCCGCACCTTGATGGGGCGCGGCTGCCGCCATGAACTGCCTGCCCTGATTGCGCATTTGGGCTGGCGTCGCGGCTTATTGATTACCGACCGTTTTTTCACCATTCAAACCACTTGGGTTCAGGACCACATCGAAGCCTGTAGAGAACTGGGTATTGAGGTCGTTGTTTTTGATGGTGGCGAACCAGATCCTTCCACCATCTTGTGCGATCAGGCCACGCTGCAAATACGTGCTCATTTAGCCGATCACCCTATTGATTACGTCTTGGCTTTAGGTGGTGGCAGCAATATAGATCTGGCCAAAGCACTGTGTCTGACCGTCCCCACCGGGGAGTCCATACGCGCGTACAGCGGCACCTGGCCAGCACACACCAAACCTCTGCCTCTGATCGCCTTGCCCACCACTTCAGGCACAGGATCAGAAGCAACACCGGGGGCCATTCTGGTCGACCCCGACAATGCCACCAAGATCGCCGTCATGGGCAATGCGCTGCGCCCCGCCATTGCGGTCATCGATCCGGAACTCAGCGATAGCTGCCCACCACGCGTTACTGCCGACGCCGGCATCGATGCCCTGACCCACGCAATTGAATCCTTTGTGACTCAGGAGGCCAGCCTGTTTGACCGTGGTGGCAGCCCGGACCCTGGCTATAGCGGCCGATCCAGCCTGACCATGATGTTTGCACGCGAATCCATACGCCTGTGCGGCCAGTACATGCTGCGAGCCTATCGCGACGGCACGGACACCGAAGCCCGTGATGGCATGGCCAGTGCCAGCTACTATGCCGCCCTGTCCTACGGCACGGCAGGCCTGAATGCAGTGCACGGCATTGCCTACGCACTGGCAGGTTTGACGCATCAATCCCACGGCACCACCAATGCCGTACTGCTGCCCTACGTTCTGGACGAACTGCGCGAAACCCGTGCCACCGATCTGCTGGAAGTCGCCCAACTACTGGGCATGCCCACCGACAAACCAGAGGACACCTTGCTGGCGCTGCCCGCCTATGTGCGTTCGCTGGTGGAGCTGCTGGACATCCCCTCTGACCTGAGCCAATGCGGCGTACAGGAACATCAGCTGGAACGCCTGTTGAGCGATGCCCTGCAAGTGACCCGTCTTGCCAAAGCCTTCCCGGTTGCTGACTGCGCCAGCGCCTATCAACGCATTATTCAACACGCTTTTGAAGGCACGTTGGCCGGAGCACTCACCCACAATTAA